One Cydia fagiglandana chromosome 11, ilCydFagi1.1, whole genome shotgun sequence genomic region harbors:
- the LOC134668857 gene encoding mpv17-like protein 2: MQSMTMGFRRLMTNFRGYSPVSKFRRVVKVAFSDKYLLYTNVTISLSLSALGDIAEQSYELYCKELECYDVKRTLHMACSGVAVGVLCHHWYKVLDKFIVGKTFDMVVKKLILDQFIFSPIMIITFFGSLALFEENPLENFKDEVQGKFITLYQAEWVVWPPAQIINFYFLPTRYRVLYDNTISLGYDIYTSQVKHSKGKKIFLDSNGKKPDSS, translated from the coding sequence ATGCAGTCAATGACCATGGGCTTCAGAAGGCTGATGACAAATTTCCGTGGCTATAGTCCTGTCTCCAAGTTCAGAAGAGTCGTGAAAGTGGCATTCagtgataaatatttattatacacaAATGTTACAATTTCCTTAAGTCTATCAGCATTAGGTGATATAGCAGAACAGAGCTATGAACTATACTGTAAAGAACTAGAATGTTATGATGTGAAACGGACTTTACACATGGCTTGTTCAGGAGTTGCTGTGGGTGTCTTGTGTCACCATTGGTACAAAGTTTTAGACAAATTTATCGTAGGAAAGACTTTTGATATGGTTGTTAAGAAACTGATCCTTGATCAGTTCATATTCTCGCCTATTATGATAATAACTTTCTTTGGGAGTTTAGCGTTGTTTGAGGAGAATCCTTTAGAAAATTTTAAAGATGAAGTTCAAGGTAAATTTATTACCCTTTACCAAGCCGAGTGGGTTGTGTGGCCGCCCGCGCAGATCATTAATTTCTATTTCCTCCCCACTAGATACAGAGTATTGTACGACAATACGATATCATTAGGATACGATATATACACCTCACAAGTTAAACATagtaaaggaaaaaaaatatttttagatagTAATGGTAAAAAACCGGATTCATCTTGA
- the LOC134668858 gene encoding mpv17-like protein 2: MAIRRAFSHAYKSVKQARRAAFSRKNLFYTNVLISIGISTMGDMLEQSYEVYRNKIPEYDLHRTTQMGFSGATAGVICHHWYNILDRIIIGRSLGMVIKKLMLDQFVCSPIIILSFFATVAIFEENPWENFTDEVRDKFLTLYKAEWVVWPPAQIINFYFLPTKYRVLYDNTISLGYDIYTSKVKHDKSLKKERDKE; encoded by the coding sequence ATGGCAATTCGAAGGGCCTTTTCACATGCTTATAAATCCGTCAAGCAAGCTAGAAGAGCAGCATTCAGTCGCAAGAACCTGTTTTACACCAATGTCTTAATATCGATAGGGATCTCAACTATGGGTGACATGCTTGAACAGAGTTATGAAGTGTACAGAAATAAGATTCCTGAGTACGATTTGCACCGCACTACCCAGATGGGCTTCTCAGGGGCCACTGCCGGTGTAATCTGCCATCACTGGTATAACATACTTGATAGAATTATTATTGGAAGATCTTTGGGTATGGTGATTAAAAAATTGATGTTAGACCAATTTGTTTGTTCACCAATTATAATCTTATCATTCTTTGCCACGGTTGCTATTTTTGAGGAGAATCCTTGGGAGAATTTCACTGACGAAGTCAGGGATAAGTTCTTGACTCTCTACAAAGCTGAATGGGTGGTGTGGCCTCCAGcacaaataattaatttttattttctaccaACCAAGTACAGAGTACTGTATGATAACACAATCTCACTTGGTTATGACATCTACACATCTAAAGTTAAGCATGACAAATCTTTGAAGAAAGAAAGAGATAAGGAATAA